From the Wolbachia endosymbiont of Encarsia formosa genome, the window TTAATCATATTACAACAGGCAAAGTATTCCATCGATACATCAACCCAGAAAGGAGCATAGACAAAGGTGCATTTAAAGTTCACGGTATCAGCGAAGAATTTCTAAAGGATAAGCCATTATTTTCAGAGATTGCATCTGAATTTCTTAATTTTATATCTAGCGATACTTTGGTAATTCACAATGCTGGATTTGACATTAAATTTTTGAACATGGAACTTGGTAAACTGAATGCCAAATTAATCTCTTCAGACAGAGTGTTAGATACATTACCGCTTACAAGAAAGAAATTTGGACCACCGGCTTCTTTAAGTGCATTGTGTGAGCATTTTGGTATATCACTAGAGAGTAGGGAGTTACATGGAGCGCTAATTGACGCTGAGTTGCTAGCAAAAGTATATGTTGAGCGATTACAAACTCCTTTGGATCGATGTCAGCATGCAGTACGTAACTTATCTCTTAGAGGACACTTGCCAAGTAATGAAGAAGTTAGTGAGCAGTTAGATGAGATTAACGTATCTGTTCATGAGGGAGTAGTAGATAGAAGATTGTAAAAACGCCTTTTGCTTTCAGTAGCGAAATTATTCTCTCAATGAATGTGTTTTCTAGCTTTAAAAATGCGAATCTCAATATCTTATCTTGAATTACTTAACTGTTGGTTCAAGTTTAAGTTCTTATCATGGTATGTATTTACATCTTTTAACACTTTAAGTGGTTCACCTAGACTATGTTCCACTTTTGTCTCAAATTTAAATCCCAAATTTCCAAAAAATTCTTGAAAATACTCAATAGTAATGTCACACAAACTTCTACCACTTGCTTTATAATTTTTCAGCTCTTTCGGAATATTAATAAGCACTTTACCATCCTCATATGTTATACTTCTACCCTTAGATTTTAACTTAAATTTTATTGAACTGTGAAAATTTGGTGTTTTAATATCATTAACAGGATTAATGCTGCACACCTTTATACAATCCATGCTAAAATTAAATTTTAGACAATTGGAGTCACGGCAATCCATGCTATAAGTTATTATTATATTAGAATCTAACACAAGCAAGCCAAATGGAGAAAGAGCCTTTAATATATGAAGAAACAGAAAATGATTATACCCTTCTTGATGATAGTTAGTTATCAATTCTTCCATGATAGAGTCACTCGGAACTTCTGCACCAGCATATTCAAATATTTTTATGAAAATTTGCTTAAGAAATGGACAATAGTTCTTTCTTCCATTCTCATCTTCTAAAATGAGATCTTTATGTTTTGAATATAGCTTCTCAATAAGCTAATTAGGCACTTCTTTCTCGTTAATAGTAAGGTTGTGTGATCTACCAAGGTCAATATATGTTTTGTAACTAAAGTTCCAACTATCTGATTTTATTGATATAGACTTTAAATCAGCATACTTGAGCTTTTCTACTTCAGATTTTAATGCATTAACTATTTTTTTTGACATATCACAATTTTATATTATATACATATTACGTACTTTTCATCATAAGTAAAGATTTTCTGTAAAACTTGATTTACTTTTTATTATACTCAGCTTATTAAAAAAAGGATGGATTTCAATATCTTATTTTAAATTCTTCAAGTTTAGATTCTTATCTTGGGATATATTTATATCACTTAATACTCCAAGTGGATTATCCAGGATATGCTCAATTTTTGTCTCAAAGTGAAATCCAAATTTTTCGCAAAATTTCTGAAAATACTCAATAATAACGTCAAACAAATTCTTATCATTTGCTTTGTAGTTTTTCAGCTCCTTAGGAATAGTAAGAGACACTTTACCTTCTTCATACTTCACATTTTCACCCTCACATTTTAGTTTAAACTCCACTGAGTTTTGTAAATCACATACTAAAATTTTATTATCGTGATATATGCCATCATTTACGCTAAAACTAAACTTCAGACAATTTGGATCTTCACAACTTATATAGGTACTTTCTCTGTAAGAAGGAATTAAATAGTGGAATGAATACGTGCACAATCCAAAAGAACGAAGTGCTTGACTTTGAGAAGAAAAGAACTTCTTGTACCCAGACCTGTTATAATAAGTTATCAATTCTTCCATAATAGGGTCATTTGGAACTGCTGCACCGGCGTTTACAAATACTTCTGTGAAGATTTGCTTAAGAAACAGACGATAACTCCCTTTTTTATCCTTATCTTCCGAAATGAGATTTTTATGTTTTAAATACAAATTTTTAATGAAATCATTAGTTATTGCCTTCCCATTAATAACAAGATCACAAGCAAATTCATATTCACTATTGAAGTCCATATCCAAATCCTTATATGTTCTATAATCAGAACTTTCTGTAGGCTTCAAATCAGCATATCTCCTCTCCCTCGTCTTATCTTTCAGCTGATTAATCACTTTTTTTGACATATATACTATTAATAGCTCTTATGCTATAATACACATATATTTGCTAACTTTTCATTAATAGAGACTTTCAATCATAGCTTGCGCTTTATATCTGCGATTGCTTTAACGATAGCTTTTCCAATTCCATCTGATCTACTTGTACTTTTTCTAACTCACTTTTTACCTGTTTATGGTATAAGTTTGCTCCTCTAACCCAAGATAGGTCACCATTTATTGTACAAACGTAATTGCCATTGTTCTTTTCAAAAAAAAAATAACCCTATTTTGCTTTCGTCTTGACCGATTAATCCATTACGGACTACTTCTACTGTAT encodes:
- the dnaQ gene encoding DNA polymerase III subunit epsilon, with translation MELSKQDGLREIVLETETTGLDVNSHRIIEIGCVELINHITTGKVFHRYINPERSIDKGAFKVHGISEEFLKDKPLFSEIASEFLNFISSDTLVIHNAGFDIKFLNMELGKLNAKLISSDRVLDTLPLTRKKFGPPASLSALCEHFGISLESRELHGALIDAELLAKVYVERLQTPLDRCQHAVRNLSLRGHLPSNEEVSEQLDEINVSVHEGVVDRRL